Within the Paenibacillus pabuli genome, the region CTTCGGGATCAGAGCATCGGAAATGGTATTCATGCCCAAGGATAGCTTGCCCCGGCTTCCGTAACGGAAGCTCTGCATCTCCATAACTGCTTCCTCCATATATTTGGTCATAGTGACGGCATAGTCATAGAAGCTTCTGCCGGCTTGCGTCAATTCCATCATGCGTCCTTTGCGTTCAAATAACGCTACGCCAAGCTCTTCTTCCATCAATTTTAATTGCTGGCTGAGTGGTGGCTGGGCCATGTGCAGCCTTCGGGCAGCTGCAGTGATTTGTTTTTCTTCGGCAATAGCAATAAAGTAGCGACACTGTTTGATATCCACTTGTTTTCACCCTCGTTGCAAGTATATGTATATCGTATAGTAAGCCAACAAAACATGTATTATTAATATACTATCCTCCTATGGTACCATACATTAGATTTACGCACCTAAATAGCAAAATTCGATCTCCATTGGAACGCTGATCCACAAGGTTAACAATGAATTGGAGGATGAAATGCATTGGTTAAGACAATACATGCGGCTGCTGAAGCTGGACATACAGATGAGGTGATCCGGTTCATTACACAAGGTGCCGGATTGAATGAACGGGATGCGCTTGGGCGGACCCCGCTAATGGCTGCAGTGCATGGCAACAAGGTACAGACCGTTAGCAGTTTGATTGATGCCGGAGCGGACATTAACATTCAGGATAATCGATTGGATAATCCATTGTTATACGCCAGTGCGGAGGGGCTCAGGGAGATTGTTGAGATGGCCGTAGCTGCAGGGGCTGATACCAGATTAACGAATCGTTTTGGCGGGACAGCACTGATTCCTGCTGCAGATCGGGGCCATGTGAACATTGTGGAATTCCTGCTGACTTGTACGGATGTGGATGTGAACCATGTCAACAATCTCGGCTGGACAGCTCTGCTGGAGGCCGTCATTCTGGGAGACGGTGGTTCCAGACATCAGCAGATCGTGGCATTGCTGCTGCAATATGGTGCTGATAGAGAGATCGCTGATCGGGATGGCGTTACCCCGCTAGCTCATGCCAGACGGAATCGTTATACCGAAATGGAACGGATGTTATCGAAGGGCTGAATGAAGGTGCCTAATTCTATATTGAGGCGCGAAAGGACAATAACAAAATCATGAACAGACATCAAGAGCATTTCATTACAAAATATATGGGTCAGACATCCTCGCTGGTCTTGGCGGGAATTCAGTGGTTCTTCTTCCTGTTTACCAATACGGTCGTGGTGCCATTATCCATTGGTCATAATTTTCAAATGACACCGGATGCCATTGCAGCATCCATGCAGCACGCTTTTCTGCTCACCGGAGCTGTGTGCATTCTGCAGGCTGTGTTCGGGCATCGGTACGCGGTCATGGACGGACCGTCCGGTCTGTGGTGGGGCTTGACCCTGAGCCTGACCGTCTCGGCATCTTCTGCCGGCATGAGTCTGGAGCGAATCGGGGGCGGACTTGCTGCCGGCTTCCTGCTCGCAGGGCTGACCATGATGGTTCTTGGCCGGTTGGGTGCTGCCCATGTGCTGCAGAAGCTGTTTACACCCATGGTCAAGAGCGCAATGTTGTTTCTCATGACGATTCAGCTGACCATGAATTTCTTCAAAGGCATGATCGGGTATACCGAATTCGGTACATTCAACCTGCCGGTTGCGGCTTTATCTGTAGCTATTGCGTTTTTGGTCGCCCTGATCCAGCTGAAGGGCAGAGGCAAACTTGGCAACTACTCCATCCTCATTGGTATTGTGACAGGCTGGATTGCCTACAGTTTTGTGTTTCCGGGCCAACACGCAGGGTTGTCGGGCAATTCTGGGGGGAGTTTGTTTACGCTGTTTCCTTGGGGGGCACCGACCTGGGAGCCAGGGATTGTCGTTACTGCGTTCTTCGTCGGATTGGTCAATATGACAAATTCAATTACAACATTAAGCACGGTCGAGAAAATATATGGAACACAGACGACAGACCAACAATATAAACGCTCCTATGTACTAACCGGATTGTTCAGCATGCTATCCGCATGTGTGGGTGTGCTGCCATTTGGTTTATTTGCTTCGTCCATCGGTTTTCTGGAAAGTACACGAATTTTGCGGCGTGCTGCTTTTATTATCGGGGCAGCCATGTTATGTATTTTGGGGCTCACCCCTTCAATAACTGCTTTTTTTGCGCAAATACCGCCGAGTGTAGGCAGTGCCGTGCTGTTTGTAGCCTATTTGCAAATGTTTGGAACGGCGCTCAGGACCATTGAAGGCACCACGTTTAATTCCAAAACGATCTACCGCGTGGCTCTGCCTGTGCTAACCGGAGTTGCCGTGATGAACATCCCTGCTGAAGCCTTTCAGGCATTACCGATTTACCTTATTCCGATTATCAGCAATGGTCTCGTGATCGGAGTTATGGTCTCGCTTATTCTGGAGAAAAGTGTGAACTGGTCCAAAATGGAGAGTGCTTCTACCGCGAGCAAAACCGTTACTTCACCATGATTCTTCCCTGTCCGGCAAGCATGCGCAGTTCTCTGGATAGGCGATCTTGGTTTCCATCCGGTATTTCTAGCTGAACGCCGTAATGCCAGGTTTCGTTCTCTTCGTTGCCCCAACGCAGCGTTCCTTCCAGATCTAAGGGATCTTCAAAAAGAAGCAGATTCATTCCGATCCGAATTTCATTGGACTCGACATGGAGGTTTAGCGGAAACGAAAGTTGGCATCCGGATCGGCTGATATCGATCAATTCGGCCTGAATGGGTTTATGCGGGGCAGAGACTCCGTTAATGCTGATAATGTAAATTTCAAACGTGATGGGTTCCTTCAATGTATAACGAAAAGGCTCTCTTCTAAGGTTGATTGACATAGTTTCCTCCACAAAGTTCAAAAGATTCATATTATGGTTATATCGTCAATTTGTACCCGAAAATGAAGAGATACAGCCCTGTTTGCATTGAAGGAGATCCAACACCATATCAGGTAAAAGTGAGCCCAATGCTCGCACTCGCAGACCGTGGATCATAGCTGGAATATATCGAGCCCCAGGGGAGCCTGTATTCCAGGTAGGGATAGGGTTTGGAGCGGTTAATTTGCGGTGCAGCGGCAATCTGTTCACGAAGCCACTCATCATGGGCCAGCTTGCGCTTCATCTCACCTGCCTCGGTCCAGTCATCCCATGAAGAGGGAAATTCACTGC harbors:
- a CDS encoding ankyrin repeat domain-containing protein; translated protein: MVKTIHAAAEAGHTDEVIRFITQGAGLNERDALGRTPLMAAVHGNKVQTVSSLIDAGADINIQDNRLDNPLLYASAEGLREIVEMAVAAGADTRLTNRFGGTALIPAADRGHVNIVEFLLTCTDVDVNHVNNLGWTALLEAVILGDGGSRHQQIVALLLQYGADREIADRDGVTPLAHARRNRYTEMERMLSKG
- a CDS encoding uracil/xanthine transporter; this encodes MNRHQEHFITKYMGQTSSLVLAGIQWFFFLFTNTVVVPLSIGHNFQMTPDAIAASMQHAFLLTGAVCILQAVFGHRYAVMDGPSGLWWGLTLSLTVSASSAGMSLERIGGGLAAGFLLAGLTMMVLGRLGAAHVLQKLFTPMVKSAMLFLMTIQLTMNFFKGMIGYTEFGTFNLPVAALSVAIAFLVALIQLKGRGKLGNYSILIGIVTGWIAYSFVFPGQHAGLSGNSGGSLFTLFPWGAPTWEPGIVVTAFFVGLVNMTNSITTLSTVEKIYGTQTTDQQYKRSYVLTGLFSMLSACVGVLPFGLFASSIGFLESTRILRRAAFIIGAAMLCILGLTPSITAFFAQIPPSVGSAVLFVAYLQMFGTALRTIEGTTFNSKTIYRVALPVLTGVAVMNIPAEAFQALPIYLIPIISNGLVIGVMVSLILEKSVNWSKMESASTASKTVTSP
- a CDS encoding PilZ domain-containing protein; the protein is MSINLRREPFRYTLKEPITFEIYIISINGVSAPHKPIQAELIDISRSGCQLSFPLNLHVESNEIRIGMNLLLFEDPLDLEGTLRWGNEENETWHYGVQLEIPDGNQDRLSRELRMLAGQGRIMVK